Proteins from a single region of Sphaerochaeta globosa str. Buddy:
- the hisG gene encoding ATP phosphoribosyltransferase, which produces MAQMLRIAIQKSGRLSEKSLEIIKKCGIKFGSDERVLKEQASNFPLEFLYVRDDDIPAYIRDGVADIGIVGRNEYDEQAIDLQVLRDLGFAKCRLSIAVPQNMQYTGLACLQGMRIATSYPNILGGILKEQGVQASFVQVSGSVEVTPAVGIADAICDLVSTGATLAMNGLKEVQAIYTSTAVMIGRKQIGSSEKEAILKRLMLRIDAVMRAASYKYVIFNLPEEHLDQVSHIVGGMKSPTVTRLMEAGWVSVQTVVAEDTFWDVFEQLKALGAQGILVTPIEKMTE; this is translated from the coding sequence ATGGCACAAATGTTGAGAATTGCAATCCAGAAGAGCGGCAGACTGAGCGAGAAGTCGCTTGAGATCATCAAAAAATGCGGCATCAAGTTTGGCAGCGATGAGCGTGTTTTGAAGGAACAGGCTTCCAATTTCCCCTTGGAATTTCTCTACGTCCGCGACGATGATATTCCTGCTTATATTCGTGACGGGGTGGCAGACATCGGTATTGTCGGCCGTAATGAATACGATGAGCAGGCCATCGACCTGCAAGTGCTCAGGGACTTGGGATTTGCCAAGTGCCGCCTCAGTATCGCCGTTCCCCAGAACATGCAATATACCGGCCTTGCTTGTTTGCAAGGAATGCGTATTGCTACCAGCTATCCCAATATTTTGGGAGGAATTCTGAAGGAGCAGGGCGTCCAGGCCAGTTTTGTACAAGTCTCCGGTTCGGTGGAAGTGACTCCGGCAGTGGGTATTGCCGATGCCATTTGCGACTTGGTTTCCACCGGGGCGACCTTGGCAATGAACGGACTGAAGGAAGTGCAGGCGATTTACACTTCGACAGCTGTCATGATCGGGCGAAAGCAGATCGGCAGCAGTGAAAAAGAAGCGATTCTGAAGCGCCTGATGCTCCGTATCGATGCAGTAATGCGTGCAGCCTCCTATAAATATGTCATTTTCAACCTGCCCGAGGAACACCTGGACCAAGTATCCCACATTGTCGGCGGCATGAAGAGCCCGACTGTCACCCGTCTGATGGAAGCGGGTTGGGTTTCCGTGCAGACTGTTGTTGCCGAAGACACCTTCTGGGATGTGTTTGAGCAACTCAAAGCACTTGGAGCCCAGGGCATTCTGGTCACTCCGATCGAGAAAATGACCGAATAG
- the hisD gene encoding histidinol dehydrogenase: MAYLARFYDPQDEELPQLLARNKTNSQDLSTRVSAILRAVREEGDRALFRFSKQFDQVDLSELRVTEKEIQEAEHKLSDDLKKALSVAYKNIHAFHSEQLPRPETLSVAPGIELSRRIVPLQRVGLYIPGGTAPLFSTTLMLAIPAQVAACPSVVLCTPPDKEGKVHPAILYAASMCKVKEIYKIGGSQAIAAMAYGTQSIKAVDKIFGPGNQYVTEAKIQVSSSCCAIDMPAGPSEVMVLASPSSNPAFVASDLLSQAEHGRDSQAMLVVCADRKEGFAFLDKVEQAIEEQLATLGRQEYLLASLASSRAFVNPVLTRCVALANAYAPEHLIITMQDETVENQIAEQIVNAGSLFLGPYSCESAGDYASGTNHTLPTNGWARCYSGVSTDSYLKKITVQKLSKAGLENLAPTLFTMADGEMLNAHKNAVAIRLGGKR; the protein is encoded by the coding sequence ATGGCCTATCTTGCGCGATTCTATGACCCACAAGACGAAGAACTGCCACAATTGCTCGCCCGCAACAAGACCAATTCCCAAGACTTGAGCACTCGGGTGAGTGCCATCCTCAGGGCGGTACGAGAAGAAGGCGATAGAGCGTTGTTTCGGTTTTCCAAGCAATTTGACCAGGTTGATCTTTCCGAGTTGCGGGTCACTGAAAAAGAAATACAGGAAGCTGAACACAAGCTTTCCGACGATTTGAAGAAAGCCCTGTCTGTGGCGTATAAAAACATCCATGCCTTCCACAGCGAGCAACTTCCCCGTCCTGAAACCCTTTCTGTAGCCCCGGGTATCGAGCTTTCCCGTAGGATTGTTCCCCTCCAACGGGTTGGCCTCTATATCCCAGGAGGGACTGCACCTCTCTTTTCCACCACCTTGATGCTGGCCATCCCAGCCCAGGTGGCCGCCTGTCCTTCGGTGGTGCTCTGTACCCCCCCTGACAAGGAGGGAAAGGTACACCCTGCCATTCTGTATGCTGCATCGATGTGCAAGGTGAAAGAAATCTATAAAATAGGCGGATCTCAGGCTATTGCCGCCATGGCCTATGGGACACAGAGCATCAAAGCTGTGGACAAAATCTTTGGCCCGGGCAACCAGTATGTCACCGAGGCGAAAATTCAGGTGAGCAGCAGTTGCTGTGCCATCGATATGCCTGCAGGTCCGAGCGAGGTGATGGTCCTTGCTTCCCCTTCATCCAATCCTGCTTTCGTAGCCAGTGATTTGCTCAGCCAAGCCGAGCACGGTCGGGACAGCCAGGCGATGCTGGTGGTCTGTGCAGATAGAAAGGAAGGGTTCGCTTTTTTGGACAAGGTTGAGCAAGCCATTGAAGAGCAGCTTGCCACCCTTGGTAGACAGGAATACCTGCTAGCCAGTCTGGCAAGCAGTCGAGCGTTTGTGAATCCTGTCCTTACGCGGTGTGTGGCTCTGGCTAATGCCTATGCCCCCGAGCACCTCATTATCACTATGCAGGATGAAACTGTTGAGAACCAGATCGCAGAGCAGATAGTCAATGCAGGTTCCCTCTTCCTCGGCCCCTATTCCTGCGAGAGTGCAGGCGATTATGCCAGCGGTACTAACCACACCCTGCCTACCAACGGCTGGGCAAGATGCTACAGCGGGGTAAGCACCGATTCCTATCTGAAGAAAATTACCGTCCAGAAGTTGAGTAAGGCGGGCTTGGAAAACCTTGCTCCAACCTTGTTCACGATGGCCGATGGCGAGATGTTGAATGCACACAAGAATGCAGTTGCGATTCGATTGGGAGGAAAGAGATGA
- the hisC gene encoding histidinol-phosphate transaminase, which produces MRELLRENIATLKPYSCARNDFTGEADVYLDANENWQDFVGKVDANRYPDPLASQVRKALDEVLGLPFEQTLIGNGSDELIDNLFRCFCRPGKDSVLLMPPTYGAYRVFADINDIKVHTVPLKSDFQLDLPALTSFLMQEKQTRTAESRLKLLFVCSPNNPSGNAFPLSEVKTICSLFDGIVVVDEAYFDFSDQASAISLLGEFSNLVVLRTLSKCWALASARVGVAIASNEIIAIIRSMKYPYNVGGPSQNLALKALGQAEAVKKGLALIKEERKRLAVMLRELSCVQQVYSSDANFFLVRVSDAAAIYHYLLGKGIIVRNRSKEMHCENCLRITVGSREENAALVAALKEYEHA; this is translated from the coding sequence ATGAGGGAGTTGCTCAGAGAGAATATTGCTACGCTTAAGCCGTACAGCTGTGCCCGCAATGATTTTACCGGGGAGGCGGATGTCTACCTGGACGCCAATGAGAACTGGCAGGATTTCGTGGGCAAGGTGGATGCCAACCGCTACCCCGACCCCTTGGCCAGTCAAGTGCGCAAGGCCCTGGATGAAGTGCTCGGACTTCCCTTCGAGCAGACACTCATCGGAAACGGAAGCGATGAATTGATCGACAATCTATTCCGCTGTTTCTGCCGTCCGGGCAAGGACTCGGTTCTTCTTATGCCACCCACCTATGGAGCGTACCGTGTGTTTGCCGATATCAACGACATCAAGGTGCATACAGTTCCCCTGAAATCTGATTTCCAGCTTGACCTGCCCGCCCTTACGTCCTTTCTCATGCAGGAAAAGCAGACGCGGACAGCTGAGTCCCGGCTGAAGTTGCTCTTTGTCTGCAGTCCGAACAACCCCAGTGGAAATGCATTTCCCCTGAGTGAAGTGAAGACGATTTGTTCCCTGTTCGATGGGATCGTTGTTGTCGATGAAGCCTACTTTGACTTCAGCGACCAAGCAAGTGCGATCAGCCTGCTTGGGGAGTTTTCCAATCTGGTGGTGCTGCGCACCCTCTCCAAGTGCTGGGCACTTGCCAGCGCCCGAGTTGGAGTTGCCATTGCAAGTAACGAAATCATCGCCATAATCAGGAGCATGAAGTATCCCTATAATGTAGGCGGTCCTTCGCAGAACCTAGCCCTTAAGGCTCTCGGGCAGGCAGAAGCTGTCAAGAAGGGGCTTGCCCTCATTAAGGAGGAGCGAAAGCGTCTTGCCGTAATGCTTAGGGAGCTCTCCTGTGTCCAGCAGGTCTATAGCAGTGACGCCAACTTCTTTCTGGTCCGTGTCAGCGACGCTGCTGCCATCTACCACTATCTGCTCGGCAAAGGTATTATTGTGCGTAACCGAAGCAAAGAGATGCACTGCGAAAACTGCCTGAGGATTACTGTCGGCAGCAGGGAAGAGAATGCAGCGTTGGTCGCTGCCCTGAAGGAGTATGAGCATGCGTGA
- the hisB gene encoding bifunctional histidinol-phosphatase/imidazoleglycerol-phosphate dehydratase HisB has protein sequence MREKVLFLDRDGIIVEETQVDSLEKIKYIPGVFSALSRLRSSGLWYFAMVSNQDGVGTPSYPQEAFDIPQQRILETLRGEGIAFDAIHIDFSLPSDNCPGRKPKIGMLGEYQSDRYDLMHSVMIGDRLTDVQLAKNLGCKAVWFAPTSRSCELPEDLKKTCIFISDNWAQVASFLLDESHLAPRLALVERKTKETEITLTLNLDGGGQGSVHTHIPFFDHMLEQVVRHSGCDVNLHAHGDLIVDEHHTVEDVGLALGQAFRQALGDKRGINRYGFELLPMDEVLAQVAIDFSGRPYLQWEVDFKREYIGTFPTEMVEHFFKSFSDSAQCNLALKVGEGNAHHQCEALFKAFARALKKAVHRNPYSLDLPSTKGVL, from the coding sequence ATGCGTGAGAAGGTTCTGTTCCTTGATCGTGACGGCATTATTGTCGAAGAGACCCAAGTCGACAGTCTGGAAAAAATCAAGTACATCCCCGGGGTGTTTTCCGCTCTCTCCCGACTTCGCAGTTCCGGTTTGTGGTACTTTGCCATGGTGAGCAATCAGGATGGGGTGGGGACTCCTAGCTATCCTCAAGAGGCCTTCGATATTCCCCAACAGCGAATTCTTGAGACACTGCGTGGAGAAGGAATCGCCTTCGATGCCATCCATATCGACTTCAGTCTACCTTCCGACAACTGCCCGGGCAGAAAGCCTAAAATCGGTATGCTCGGTGAGTACCAGAGCGATAGGTACGACCTAATGCACTCGGTGATGATCGGCGACCGCTTAACTGATGTCCAGCTTGCCAAGAATCTTGGATGCAAGGCAGTGTGGTTTGCTCCAACTTCACGTTCCTGCGAACTTCCTGAGGATTTGAAAAAAACCTGCATATTCATCAGTGACAATTGGGCGCAGGTCGCCTCGTTCTTGCTGGATGAAAGCCATCTTGCACCACGTCTTGCCCTTGTTGAACGCAAGACCAAAGAAACTGAGATTACCCTGACGCTCAATCTGGATGGCGGAGGACAGGGCAGTGTGCATACCCATATTCCCTTCTTCGACCATATGCTGGAGCAAGTGGTGCGTCACAGTGGCTGTGACGTAAACCTGCATGCCCATGGCGATTTGATCGTTGATGAACATCACACGGTCGAGGATGTTGGCTTGGCTCTCGGGCAGGCTTTCCGCCAGGCTTTGGGTGACAAGCGGGGTATCAACCGATACGGCTTTGAGCTGCTTCCGATGGATGAGGTGCTTGCCCAGGTTGCCATCGACTTCTCAGGAAGGCCCTACCTTCAGTGGGAGGTCGACTTCAAGCGTGAATATATCGGCACATTTCCCACCGAAATGGTGGAGCACTTCTTCAAGTCCTTCAGCGACAGTGCTCAGTGCAATCTTGCGCTCAAGGTAGGAGAAGGTAATGCCCATCATCAGTGTGAAGCTCTGTTCAAGGCTTTTGCAAGGGCTCTGAAGAAAGCGGTACACCGCAATCCGTATTCTCTGGACCTGCCTTCCACCAAGGGGGTGCTATGA
- the hisH gene encoding imidazole glycerol phosphate synthase subunit HisH gives MNIAIVKYNAGNTRSVLCALQRLGYEGIVTDDQKALESADRVIFPGVGEASTAMAYLREKGLDQVLVNLKQPFLGICLGMQLMCARSEENNTTTLGIFDVPVRKFRLTCEYKVPHMGWNTLSCKQDNLFMGLPEKRWCYFVHSYYVPLCSSTIASTEYGSQEFTAILHRDNFYGCQFHPEKSAESGEMILKNFLEVL, from the coding sequence ATGAATATTGCCATAGTCAAATACAATGCCGGCAATACCCGGTCGGTGCTGTGTGCCCTGCAACGGCTGGGTTACGAGGGCATCGTCACCGATGACCAAAAAGCCTTGGAATCAGCCGACCGGGTCATTTTCCCCGGGGTGGGGGAAGCGTCGACGGCAATGGCCTACCTGAGGGAGAAGGGTCTTGATCAGGTTCTGGTCAACCTCAAGCAACCCTTTTTGGGTATCTGCCTGGGCATGCAACTGATGTGTGCGAGAAGCGAAGAGAACAACACGACGACTTTGGGAATCTTCGACGTTCCTGTTCGTAAGTTCCGTCTCACTTGTGAGTACAAGGTGCCGCATATGGGTTGGAATACGCTGTCCTGCAAGCAAGACAACCTTTTTATGGGCTTGCCTGAGAAACGATGGTGCTACTTTGTGCACAGCTACTATGTGCCCTTGTGCAGCAGCACCATTGCCAGCACCGAGTACGGCTCGCAGGAGTTTACGGCAATTCTGCACAGGGACAATTTTTATGGGTGTCAGTTTCATCCTGAGAAAAGTGCCGAGAGTGGGGAGATGATCCTGAAGAATTTCTTGGAGGTGCTGTGA
- the hisA gene encoding 1-(5-phosphoribosyl)-5-[(5-phosphoribosylamino)methylideneamino]imidazole-4-carboxamide isomerase gives MQLIPAIDIIDGAAVRLSQGLYDSKKIYASDPLEIAKQFEAANIKRLHLVDLDGAKGKGIVNLHILERLSRNTSLVIDFGGGIKKTEDLRSAFDAGASMVSCGSIAVKDRELVRSWIHLYGRERLILGADARDGLIQSSGWLESSNLEVGPFIDSYHNDGLDTVICTDIAKDGMLMGPSLVLYKQLLSTRPALRLIASGGISSMQDLMDLKQAGLYGAIIGKAIYEGRISLEALKRFGEEQDAG, from the coding sequence ATGCAGCTCATCCCTGCCATCGACATCATTGACGGGGCGGCAGTGCGCCTCAGCCAGGGTCTGTACGATTCCAAGAAAATCTATGCCAGTGACCCGTTGGAAATTGCCAAGCAGTTTGAGGCTGCCAACATCAAGCGTCTGCACTTGGTCGACTTGGATGGGGCCAAGGGCAAGGGCATTGTCAACCTGCACATCCTTGAACGTCTTTCCAGGAATACCTCGTTGGTCATCGATTTCGGCGGGGGCATCAAGAAGACCGAGGACTTGCGTTCCGCCTTCGATGCAGGGGCGAGCATGGTGAGCTGTGGGTCGATCGCGGTAAAGGATCGTGAGCTTGTCCGCTCATGGATACACCTCTACGGCAGGGAGCGCCTGATTCTTGGTGCCGATGCCCGCGATGGGCTGATTCAGAGTAGCGGATGGTTGGAATCAAGCAACTTGGAAGTAGGCCCTTTCATAGATTCATATCACAACGATGGCCTGGATACTGTTATATGTACTGATATTGCTAAGGATGGAATGCTGATGGGGCCTTCGTTGGTGCTCTATAAACAGTTGCTTTCTACCCGCCCTGCTTTGCGTCTTATCGCCTCAGGAGGAATTTCTTCTATGCAGGATTTGATGGACCTTAAACAAGCAGGCCTGTACGGGGCGATCATCGGCAAGGCTATCTATGAGGGAAGGATCAGTTTGGAAGCGCTCAAACGCTTCGGGGAGGAACAGGATGCTGGCTAA
- the hisF gene encoding imidazole glycerol phosphate synthase subunit HisF: MLAKRIIPCLDVRDGRTVKGVNFVNLRDAGDAVELAKAYSLCGADELTFLDITATVENRSTFRALVERIAQNIAIPFTVGGGIRNSEDVSSLLDSGADKISINSQAVSDPDVIDALALRFGSQCVVCAIDARLNPAFDTPSQQGWEVYVHGGRKPTGIEVVTWAKEAYSRGAGEILLTSMEHDGTKGGFAIDLTRRVGEAVGIPVIASGGAGTMEHFEEVFTQGKADAALAASIFHFHEIDIPQLKIFLERRGITMRTR, encoded by the coding sequence ATGCTGGCTAAACGAATTATACCGTGTCTGGATGTACGGGATGGAAGGACCGTTAAAGGGGTGAACTTTGTCAACCTCAGGGATGCAGGGGATGCGGTAGAGCTCGCAAAGGCATACAGCCTCTGTGGTGCTGATGAGCTGACATTCCTGGATATTACCGCAACGGTGGAGAATCGCAGCACGTTCCGCGCTTTGGTTGAGCGCATTGCCCAGAATATTGCAATTCCTTTCACGGTGGGGGGAGGTATCCGCAATTCCGAAGATGTCTCTTCCCTTCTGGATAGTGGTGCGGATAAGATTTCCATCAACAGCCAAGCGGTATCTGATCCTGATGTCATTGATGCTCTTGCCTTGCGTTTCGGCTCACAGTGTGTGGTTTGTGCCATCGATGCAAGGCTCAATCCTGCCTTCGATACTCCATCTCAGCAAGGTTGGGAGGTGTATGTGCATGGCGGACGCAAGCCCACCGGCATCGAAGTTGTCACCTGGGCAAAGGAAGCCTATAGTCGAGGAGCCGGGGAAATTTTGCTCACGAGCATGGAGCACGACGGAACCAAGGGCGGATTTGCCATTGATTTGACTCGTCGCGTCGGTGAGGCTGTGGGCATTCCCGTCATTGCCAGCGGGGGGGCGGGAACCATGGAACATTTTGAAGAGGTGTTCACGCAAGGAAAGGCCGATGCCGCACTTGCAGCGTCGATTTTTCATTTTCATGAAATAGATATCCCACAGCTGAAGATTTTTCTTGAGCGACGTGGTATAACTATGCGTACCCGCTAG
- the hisIE gene encoding bifunctional phosphoribosyl-AMP cyclohydrolase/phosphoribosyl-ATP diphosphatase HisIE: MMGLDFDKQGGLIPAIIQDAVTRKVLMLGYMNEEALKLTRDKNLVTFYSRSRQALWTKGETSGNYLQVREILEDCDHDTLLIKAVPTGPVCHTGADTCFDEVNDPEQVSSTEFLFYLEEVIHDRREFPQEGSYTNHLFSRGLNKIAQKVGEEAVELIIESKDDNKNLFLGEAADLMYHFLVLLTQKNVQFSEVIDVLKGRHSR; encoded by the coding sequence ATCATGGGACTTGATTTTGATAAACAGGGAGGCTTGATTCCCGCCATTATACAGGATGCCGTTACACGCAAGGTCCTGATGCTTGGATATATGAACGAGGAAGCACTCAAGCTGACGCGCGACAAGAACCTGGTAACCTTCTATTCACGCAGCCGCCAGGCCTTGTGGACCAAGGGAGAGACCAGCGGAAACTATCTGCAGGTCAGGGAGATCCTTGAGGACTGCGACCACGATACGCTGCTCATCAAGGCTGTTCCCACCGGTCCTGTCTGCCATACCGGAGCCGATACATGCTTCGATGAAGTCAACGACCCGGAGCAGGTTTCTTCTACCGAGTTCCTTTTCTATCTCGAGGAGGTCATCCACGACCGCCGCGAATTCCCCCAAGAGGGTTCCTATACCAACCATCTGTTCAGTCGCGGGTTGAACAAGATTGCCCAAAAGGTAGGTGAGGAAGCTGTTGAGTTGATAATCGAGAGCAAGGATGACAACAAGAACCTCTTCCTTGGTGAGGCTGCGGACCTGATGTACCACTTCTTGGTTCTCCTTACCCAGAAGAATGTGCAATTCTCCGAGGTCATCGATGTCCTGAAGGGAAGACACAGCCGCTAA
- a CDS encoding histidine phosphatase family protein, whose product MSIYVIRHAEKQKGDFHHQGLKFNDQPITQSGIASARRLVDFFSSLDIEFIYISEYLRTQQTIAYVAEAKALVPVVDNRLNEIDIGCIEEMTDGQIQEQYPSFWDSYHTRDHEFRMPGGETGEEAEKRIRSLFDSLDRTKNYILATHEGLTRILLCSVLGLPAYRRHLFTIDYASITVFDFLPEFNCWTVPKVNMVV is encoded by the coding sequence ATGAGCATCTATGTAATCCGGCATGCTGAGAAACAGAAGGGTGATTTCCATCACCAGGGGCTGAAGTTCAATGACCAGCCGATTACCCAGTCTGGCATTGCAAGTGCGCGACGGTTGGTTGATTTCTTCTCTTCCCTGGACATAGAGTTCATCTACATCAGTGAGTACCTCAGAACACAACAGACAATTGCCTACGTTGCAGAGGCGAAAGCTCTGGTTCCCGTAGTAGACAACAGACTCAATGAGATTGATATCGGCTGTATCGAAGAGATGACTGATGGTCAAATACAAGAGCAGTATCCCTCTTTCTGGGATTCCTATCATACCAGAGACCATGAATTTCGAATGCCCGGTGGTGAAACTGGAGAAGAGGCGGAGAAGCGCATCAGAAGCCTTTTCGATTCCTTGGACAGAACAAAGAACTATATTCTGGCAACCCATGAGGGATTGACCCGCATCCTGCTCTGTTCAGTGTTGGGCCTTCCAGCCTATCGAAGACACCTCTTTACCATCGACTATGCTTCAATTACCGTATTTGACTTCCTGCCAGAGTTCAACTGCTGGACAGTGCCAAAGGTGAATATGGTGGTGTGA
- a CDS encoding TetR/AcrR family transcriptional regulator, producing the protein MPKALSAQERETIQNRLKSEARQCLRTLGIKKTTVDELVGRVHIPKGTFYLFYQSKELLFFDVLMDFHNELQADLISVVEQQQTFNTKNLVAILYSLFKRVDGSFLAAMIQNNDIELLMRKLPPQLVQDHQRTDDLSMEHFLSFLPLTLEEHRVQVFSAALRAVFLSMLHKSEIGEDVFDEALLLMLTGIVAQLLEEPHDNG; encoded by the coding sequence ATGCCCAAGGCTTTATCTGCACAAGAACGAGAAACAATACAGAATCGACTCAAGAGTGAAGCAAGACAGTGCTTGCGTACCCTGGGGATAAAGAAGACGACAGTCGATGAACTGGTGGGTCGGGTACACATTCCCAAGGGGACGTTCTACTTGTTCTATCAATCCAAAGAACTACTCTTTTTCGATGTCCTTATGGACTTTCACAACGAACTGCAGGCCGATTTGATTAGCGTAGTGGAACAACAACAGACGTTCAATACCAAGAATCTTGTAGCCATACTGTACTCCTTGTTCAAACGCGTTGACGGCTCGTTTCTGGCGGCCATGATTCAGAACAACGACATAGAACTGCTGATGCGAAAACTTCCGCCTCAGTTGGTCCAAGACCACCAGAGGACTGACGACTTGAGCATGGAACACTTTCTCTCGTTTCTTCCGCTTACGCTTGAGGAGCATCGTGTTCAGGTGTTCAGTGCTGCTTTGCGTGCCGTGTTCTTATCCATGTTGCACAAGTCGGAGATTGGGGAAGACGTATTCGACGAGGCTCTGCTGCTCATGCTGACCGGTATCGTTGCACAACTTTTGGAGGAACCCCATGATAATGGTTGA
- a CDS encoding ABC transporter ATP-binding protein — protein sequence MIMVENLSFSYSRKPFIEAMNFSVHTGEIFGFLGPSGAGKSTIQKILTGLIPSYTGSVVVNQTEAKKRNSAFYEHIGVDFEVPSLFEKLTALQNLRYFASLYTHSLPLEPLLESVGLQDEADKKVMDYSKGMKSRLNFIKALLHAPSILFLDEPTSGLDPSNARVMKDLILQQREQGATIVLTTHNMYDATELCDRVAFIVDGSIRALDTPRNLIMSRGAATVTYSYRENGGEHQGTATVSQTASDERLLRILQENRLLSIHSSEPTLNDIFSELTGRKLQ from the coding sequence ATGATAATGGTTGAAAATCTCAGCTTCAGTTATTCTCGTAAGCCCTTTATCGAAGCCATGAACTTCAGTGTGCATACCGGTGAGATTTTTGGCTTCCTGGGGCCTTCCGGAGCAGGGAAAAGTACCATACAGAAAATTCTCACCGGTCTCATCCCCTCCTACACAGGCAGTGTGGTGGTCAACCAAACGGAAGCAAAGAAGCGTAATTCAGCTTTCTATGAACACATCGGAGTAGATTTCGAAGTCCCTAGTTTGTTCGAGAAACTCACTGCTTTGCAAAACCTTCGCTATTTTGCCTCGCTGTACACGCATTCGCTTCCTCTTGAACCGTTGTTGGAATCAGTCGGGCTCCAAGATGAAGCTGACAAGAAAGTAATGGATTATTCAAAGGGCATGAAATCGCGGCTCAATTTCATCAAGGCTTTACTGCACGCCCCTTCCATCCTGTTTCTGGATGAACCAACGTCAGGACTCGACCCCTCCAATGCCCGGGTGATGAAGGACCTGATTCTCCAGCAACGCGAACAAGGGGCTACCATCGTGCTTACCACCCACAACATGTATGATGCCACCGAGCTCTGCGACAGGGTGGCCTTTATTGTGGATGGAAGCATCCGTGCCCTCGATACACCCAGGAATTTGATCATGAGTAGGGGAGCTGCGACCGTAACCTATAGTTATAGGGAAAACGGTGGGGAGCATCAGGGTACTGCAACGGTATCACAAACTGCAAGCGATGAACGTTTGCTCCGAATATTGCAGGAGAACCGACTGCTGAGCATTCATTCGAGCGAACCCACCCTCAACGATATTTTCTCCGAACTGACCGGGAGGAAGCTCCAATGA
- a CDS encoding ABC transporter permease: protein MKTILVSFVMVLRQILSDGMLVAVSLASVLAGIFFKIAIPILEKNLCIYFAASSILQPYYRLFDLLLILLAPYMLCFACAMVMLDEHEQNLSQYLWVTPLQTHGYLVSRLGLTAGFASLVSMLLIAAFRLTPWNLPSLIGTSVLAAICGFAVSLFLFAFSRNKVEGMAMGKLSGLFLMGLPVPFFLHSSWQYVFSPLPSYWLARYALQGSPSWFFASLATSVVGVIVLYRKVLEKLV from the coding sequence ATGAAGACCATCCTTGTCTCGTTTGTCATGGTGCTGCGTCAGATACTAAGCGACGGCATGTTGGTAGCGGTTTCCCTGGCTTCCGTTCTTGCAGGAATATTCTTTAAAATTGCTATTCCTATTCTGGAGAAAAATCTCTGCATCTACTTTGCAGCAAGCTCGATTCTCCAGCCTTACTACCGGCTCTTCGACCTGCTGCTGATACTCCTTGCCCCCTATATGCTCTGTTTTGCTTGCGCAATGGTCATGCTCGATGAACATGAGCAAAATCTATCGCAATACCTGTGGGTTACGCCGTTACAAACACATGGATACCTTGTTTCTCGGTTGGGACTCACCGCAGGGTTTGCCTCTCTTGTCTCCATGCTCCTCATAGCTGCTTTTCGCCTGACACCATGGAATCTACCCTCCCTTATCGGGACGAGCGTGCTTGCTGCGATCTGTGGTTTTGCGGTTTCGTTGTTTCTCTTTGCCTTTTCCCGAAACAAGGTGGAAGGCATGGCAATGGGCAAACTCTCCGGCTTGTTTCTGATGGGCCTTCCCGTACCATTTTTCTTGCATTCCTCATGGCAATACGTATTCAGTCCACTCCCTTCGTATTGGCTGGCACGGTATGCCCTTCAGGGGTCACCGAGTTGGTTCTTTGCATCCCTTGCCACCTCTGTGGTAGGGGTTATCGTGCTATATCGCAAGGTATTGGAAAAATTGGTATGA